The genome window TTGCCGAGGGCAAACCCGCCCCGGGACTTGCCACCGTGCTGGTGGGCGATAACCCCGCCTCGCAGGTGTACGTTAAATCCAAGCACAAAGCCTGCCAGCAGGTGGGCATCCGCTCCATGGGCTATGAACTGCCTGCTACCGCCTCCCAGCAGGAAGTGATGGACCTGGTCAAGCGCCTGAACGACGATCCTGCCGTCAACGGCATTCTGGTGCAGTTGCCCCTGCCTTCCGGACTGGACGAAGAGAAGGTGCTGGGAGCCATCAGCATCGAGAAGGATGTGGATGGTTTTCACCCCATCAACATCGGACGGCTGGCGCAGAAGGGGCGCGAACCGCTCTTCGTCCCCTGTACCCCCGCCGGCTGCATGGTGCTGATTGAGTCCGTCCTGCCCGACCTTAACGGCGCCAACGCCGTGGTGCTGGGGCGCTCCAACATTGTGGGGATGCCGGTGGCGCTTTTGCTGGTGCGCGCCAATGCTACCGTGACCATCTGTCACTCGCGCACCCGCAACCTCAAAGAAGTCTGTCGCAGTGCCGACGTGCTGGTTGCTGCGGTGGGACGCGCTGAGATGGTGCGCGTCGACTGGGTCAAGCCCGGCGCGGTAGTGATTGATGTGGGCATCAACCGCGTGGAAGATGCCACTCAGCCGCGCGGCTACCGTCTGGTAGGTGATGTGGCATTCGACGAGGTCAAAGACGTGGCGGGCTGGCTGACACCGGTACCCGGCGGGGTTGGCCCAATGACGATTGCCATGCTTTTGCAGAACACCCTGCGCGCCGCCCGCCTGAGCGATGTATAGCGCAAACATGTGAGAAGAAGGGCGCACCCCGCATCTGCCAAGGGGTGCGCCCTTTCTTTGCGCCCCTGCCAAAAAAAATCCCCTGTCCGCATCGCCCGAATCGTGGGATAATCGTCAGTCAGTACGATTCTGGGAGATGCACATGCGTTTTCAACACATTTGTGTTTTGGGATTGGGATACATCGGCTTGCCCACCGCCAGCACCTTTGCCACGCACGGCTTGCGCGTCACCGGCGTGGATGTCAACCCCGCCGTTCTGAACAGTTTGCAGAACGGCGAGACGCACATCTACGAACCCGGATTGCGCACGCTGGTGCAGGCGGCGGTGAAGTCGGGCAATCTGGCGGTCAGCCCTCAGCCCGTGGAAGCCGATGCCTACATTATCGCCGTACCTACGCCTTTCAAAGAAGGCAAGAAAGCCGATTTGTCGTTCGTAATTGCCGCCGCCGAAGCCATTGTGCCGGTCTTACGGCGCGGCGCGCTGGTGGTGCTGGAATCGACCTCGCCGCCGCGCACCACCGAGGATGTGGTGCGTCCCATCCTTGAACGCTCCGGTTTGAAAGCCGGGCAGGATTTTTACCTGGCGTACTCGCCGGAGCGGGTATTGCCCGGGCAGATTCTGCGCGAACTTATCGAGAATACCCGCGTCATCGGCGGCATTGATTCCGCTTCTGCCGAAGCCGGGCGCGACCTGTACGGCGTCTTCGTGCGCGGAGAGATTATCCTCACCGACGCTACCACCGCCGAGATGGTCAAACTGATGGAAAACACCTACCGCGATGTCAACATCGCCATCGCCAACGAGTTTGCCCGCCTTGCCGAGCGCTTTGGCATCAACGTCTGGGAAGCCATTGCGCTGGCAAACCGCCATCCGCGGGTGCGCATCCTTAACCCCGGTCCCGGCGTGGGCGGACACTGCATCTCGGTCGATCCGTGGTTCCTGGTGGAAGCCGCTCCCGACCTGGCAACCCTCATCCGCACTGCCCGCGAGGTCAACGACAGCCAGCCGCACTTTGTGGTGGAGCGCGTGCGTCAGGCGGCCGGTTTGCTGGAAGGATTGCGCGTTGCCGCCTTGGGACTGGCGTATAAAGCCGATGTGGACGACCTGCGCGAAAGCCCCGCCATTGAGGTTTGCCATTTGCTGAGCCAGGCAGGCGCGCAGGTGCGCGCTTACGAACCCTTCAAGCCCGATGCGGTCATTGAAGGCGTGGAAACCGTGCCGACTCTGGGCGAGATTCTCGACGAAGCCGATGTCCTGCTTTTGCTGGTGGGACACACCGTCCTGCGCAATCTCGACCCCGTTGAGGTGGCGCAGTTGACTGCCGCGCGCATTGTGGTGGACTGCGTCAACGGCTGGGAGCCGGAGCGCTGGCGCTTCAACGGCTTCCATTACTACCGTTTGGGTGACCGCAAAGAGGTGGGATAGGCGTATGATTCGCGTGCTTTCGATTTTCGGCACCCGCCCCGAGGCGGTCAAGATGGCGCCGATTGTGCGTCTGCTGGCGCAGACCCCCGGCATCGAGTCAAAGGTGTGCGTCACCGCTCAGCACCGCCAGATGCTCGATCAGGTGCTGGAAGTGTTCAACATCCAGCCTGATATCGACCTGAACCTGATGAAGCCCAACCAGAGCCTGGCGCAGTTGACCGCCGATATCTTCACCCACCTGGACCCGGTCCTGCGCGAGGTACAGCCCGACTGGGTGCTGGTGCAGGGCGATACCACCACGGTAATGGCGGCGGCACTGCTGGCGTTCTACCACCGCATCCGCGTAGGGCATGTGGAAGCCGGTTTGCGCACCAACGACCGCTACCAGCCCTTCCCGGAAGAAATCAACCGGCGCATCGCCGGCGTGGTGGCAGACCTGCACTTTGCCCCCACCGAACACGCCCGCCGCAACCTGCTGGCGGAGAACGTCCCCCCGCAGAGCATTGTGGTTACCGGCAACCCGGCGATTGACGCCCTGCGCTGGATTACTGCCCAGCCCATGCCGCAGGAAGCCGAAGACCTGCTGGCGCGCATGGACGTGCGTCCCGGCGGGCGGCAACTGGTGCTCATCACCGCCCACCGGCGGGAGAACTTCGGCAAGCCTCTTGAGGATATCTGCCATGCCCTGCGCGCGCTGGCAGAGGAATATGCCGACCGCCTGGCACTGCTCTACGCCGTGCATCTTAACCCCAACGTGCAGGAACCGGTGTACCGCCTGCTTTCAGGTATCCCCAACATCACCCTGACGCCGCCGCTGGACTACCTGCCCATGGCACATCTGATGCAGAAAGCCCACCTGGTGCTGACGGATTCGGGCGGGATTCAGGAAGAAGCCACCAGCCTGGGCAAGCCCACCCTGGTTTTGCGCGAGGTCACCGAGCGCCCCGAAGGGGTGGAGGCAGGTGTGCTGAAACTGGTAGGCACCGATCCCCAGCGCATCCTGCGCGAAGCCCGTCTGTTGCTGGAAGATGAGCAAGCCTACCGCGCCATGGCGCAAGCCGCCAATCCCTTTGGCGATGGACACGCCGCCGAGCGCATTGTAGAAGCCTTGCTGAAAGCCAGTCAAAGCGCTTCCCCTGCCTGAGGTATGAGCCAGCCAGTTGCGGCGTCCGCTTCCTTGTGCCTGCTCCCCCGCCTGGAAGGGCTGGGCGGACCGGCATCCTTCCGCGGACGGCTGAGCGCGGCACTGATACGGCGCGGCTGGCAGGTGCATCAAAACCCCGATGAGTCTGCCTGCCGGGCGATCCTGGTCATCGCCGGGACACGCGACCTGCCCGCGTTGTGGCGGGCGCGCCGCCGCGGCGTGCGCATCGTTCAGCGCCTGGACGGGATGAACTGGCTTCACCGGCGGCGTTTTACCGGCGTGCGCCACTTTCTGCGCTCGGAACTGAACAATGCTCTGCTGGCGTACATCCGCCGTTTCCTTGCCGATGCTGTCGTGTATCAATCTGAGTTTTCCCGCCGCTGGTGGGAGCGCGTCTATGGACGGGTGGAGCATTCTGCCGAAGTGATTTACAACGCGGTGGATTTGCAGGAATACTCCCCGCAGGGTGTGGAACACCCGCCCGCCGACCGCTGGCGTCTGCTGGTGGTGGAAGGGCATCTGCACCGCGGCAACTGGCTGGGACTGGAAAATGCGCTGGTCCTCGCCCGTCAACTGGACGGCTGGCAGGGCAAACCCGCCGAATTGTGGGTGGCGGGCGATGTGGCGGAAGAACTGCGCCGCCGTGCCGAAGAACTACTGCCGGGGAAGGTGCGCTGGCTGGGCATTGTGCCGCGCCGCGACATCCCCGCGCTGGATCGTTCGGCGCATCTTCTCTTCTCGGCGGAACTCAACCCGCCCTGCCCGAATGCCGTCATCGAAGCCCTGGCATGTGGTCTGCCGGTGGCGGGCTTTGCCGAAGGCGGACTGCCGGAACTGGTGGGCGGGGATGGCGGTGTGCTGGCGCCCTGGGGGAGCGATGTGTGGAAACTGCAAACGCCTCTCTCCCGCGATGCGCTGGCGGAATTCGTCCGACAATTGCTGATAGAGGGAGAAGCCCCGCGCCGCCGCGCCCGCGCCCGTGCCGAACGTCTGTTTGACCTGGAAACCATGGCGGAAGGCTATCTGCGCGTTTTGCTGAGTGAATAAATTTGCTGAATTGGGTCTGAATTTCATGTTGGATTAATTTTTGCATGACATAATCAACCCGGGAGAACCATTCATGTCATCGTCCACTCAACGCCCTTCTCCACGCCGTCCGTATCCCCCATTTTGGGAAAAATCTATTCCTTTCATTCTTGCGCTGGTAGGTCTGGCAGTGCTGGCACTGATTCTCATCAGTCTTGCCGTTCTGCTGGGCTGGCTGAAGTAATCTCATCATGCTGTTTCATCGGAGGATGCGTTTATGACCTTCTTTAACACGGTCTTGCCGTTCCTTTCCAGTGCGGTCAGTTTTGTCTTTGCCGCGCTTGTCCTGCGGCGCTTTGCCCAAAAAGGCGGGGCGCACTTGCTGTTGTGGGGCATTGGCATGGTGTTCTACGGCATCGGCGGGTTCTGCGAAGGCTTTTACGGCGCGTTTGGCTGGAATCCGCTGATTTTCCGCCTGTGGTATCTGTTCGGTGCGATGCTGGTAGCCGCCTGGCTGGGGCAGGGAACGGTCTATCTGCTGGTGCGCCGCCGCGGTATCGCCCATGCGCTGATGATTCTGCTGGCGCTGGGTTCGCTCTTCGGCGCGGTGCGCGTCTTTGGCGCGCAACTCGACCCCAGTCTGATGACCGGTGGTCTGCATACCGGCAGTGAGTTGAGCGGCAAAGCCATCATCACCGCCGGGGTGCGCACGCTGACGCCCATCTTCAACCTGTATGGCACGCTGGCGCTGGTGGGCGGCGCGGGATACTCGGCGTTTCTCTTCTGGCGCAAGCGCGTGCTGTTGCACCGCACCATCGGCAACGTGCTGATTGCCGTGGGCGCGCTTCTGCCCGCCTTTGGCGGTTCGTTCAGCCGCATGGGCGTTCCCGGTGCGCTGTACATCAGCGAATTTCTGGGCGCGGTTCTGCTCTTTGCAGGCTTCCTGCGCGCTACCACCCCTCTGCCGCAGGAATCGGCAACGGCGGTCGAAGCCCAAAAGGCGTAATCTTTCTTGCGCAGGCGGTTTTAAAACCACAACGGGAGCGGTTATCCGCTCCCGTTGATTGTTTTTACAATGCCCGCTTTTCGCGGTCGTAGTTCTGCCCGAGGAAGGCAGGCACGCGCGCCTTGCGGAACGAGAACATCATTACCAGAATGGTCGCCAGGTACGGGAGCATCAGCAGGAACTGGTAGGGGATCGCCGTACCCAGCACCTGCACGCGGTACGCCAGCACCTCGATGAGGGCAAAGAACAGCGCCCCGTACAGGATGGTGTCGGGCTTCCATCCGCCGAAGAACGTCAGTGCGATAGCCAGCCAGCCGCGCCCCTTGACCATGTTCTCGGTGAAGGTGCCGGTGTACACCATGGGCAGGTAAGCGCCTGCCAGCCCCATGAGCATTCCGCCCAGGATGGCTGTCCAGTAGCGCGCCCGCGGGACGTTCACCCCCAGACTGTCGGCGGCTTGCGGGTTTTCGCCCACCGCGCGCAGTTCCATGCCCGCCTGCGTGCGGTACAGGTACCACCACAACCCAATCGAAAGCAGGATGGAGAAGTACACCAGCACATTTTGCTTGAAGAAGATCTCGCCGATGACCGGAATCTGGCTCAGCCCCGGAATGGGGATGTCTTTCAAGGTGGGGATGAGCGGCGGCGTCAGGGTGACGCCGATGATGATTTTGGGAAGCAGGGTGGAAAGCCCCACGCCGATGAAGAACAGCGCCAGCCCGATGACGAACTGATCCATGCGCAGGTGGGTGGTGAAGTACGCCAGTGCCAGCCCGAAAAGCCCGCCCGCCAGCATGGCGGCGAGCATGCCCAGGGCATTACTGCCGGTGAGAAAACTCACCAGAAAGCCCACCGACGCTCCAACCAGCATGATGCCTTCCTGCGCCACGTTGAAAATCCCCGTGCGTCCGCCCAGCATGGTTCCCTGTCCTGCCAGCACGAATGGCACAATGGTCAGCAAAATCAGTTTCGCATAGGAAATGATGGTCAGCCAGAACTCGTTCATGAGACCCTCTTTTGTACCAGATCGGAAAGCAGGACGAAGACCAGAATCAGGGCTTCAACGATGAAGACCATCTCCACCGGAATCATCAGCGTCCTCTGCATGGCGCTGGCGCCCACTTCCAGCACGGAGATGAAGAACGCCACAAACGGCACTGCCAGGTTGTTGCCCTTGGCAATCAAGCCGATGATCAATCCCAGCACCAGGAAGTTGTGTTGCATGCCCTCGATGAGGCGGTGCTGAACGCCGGCGACTTCCAGCGCGCCCGAAAGCCCGCCCACGCCGCCGGCAATCACCAGCGAGGCGATGAACATCCAGCGGGTGTTGATGCCGAACACGCCCGCCGCGCGCGGGTTTGCGCCGGTGGCTACCAGTTC of Anaerolinea thermophila UNI-1 contains these proteins:
- the folD gene encoding bifunctional methylenetetrahydrofolate dehydrogenase/methenyltetrahydrofolate cyclohydrolase FolD — its product is MPAQILDGAAMAEKIRQQIAQEVAQRLAEGKPAPGLATVLVGDNPASQVYVKSKHKACQQVGIRSMGYELPATASQQEVMDLVKRLNDDPAVNGILVQLPLPSGLDEEKVLGAISIEKDVDGFHPINIGRLAQKGREPLFVPCTPAGCMVLIESVLPDLNGANAVVLGRSNIVGMPVALLLVRANATVTICHSRTRNLKEVCRSADVLVAAVGRAEMVRVDWVKPGAVVIDVGINRVEDATQPRGYRLVGDVAFDEVKDVAGWLTPVPGGVGPMTIAMLLQNTLRAARLSDV
- the wecC gene encoding UDP-N-acetyl-D-mannosamine dehydrogenase, coding for MRFQHICVLGLGYIGLPTASTFATHGLRVTGVDVNPAVLNSLQNGETHIYEPGLRTLVQAAVKSGNLAVSPQPVEADAYIIAVPTPFKEGKKADLSFVIAAAEAIVPVLRRGALVVLESTSPPRTTEDVVRPILERSGLKAGQDFYLAYSPERVLPGQILRELIENTRVIGGIDSASAEAGRDLYGVFVRGEIILTDATTAEMVKLMENTYRDVNIAIANEFARLAERFGINVWEAIALANRHPRVRILNPGPGVGGHCISVDPWFLVEAAPDLATLIRTAREVNDSQPHFVVERVRQAAGLLEGLRVAALGLAYKADVDDLRESPAIEVCHLLSQAGAQVRAYEPFKPDAVIEGVETVPTLGEILDEADVLLLLVGHTVLRNLDPVEVAQLTAARIVVDCVNGWEPERWRFNGFHYYRLGDRKEVG
- the wecB gene encoding non-hydrolyzing UDP-N-acetylglucosamine 2-epimerase translates to MIRVLSIFGTRPEAVKMAPIVRLLAQTPGIESKVCVTAQHRQMLDQVLEVFNIQPDIDLNLMKPNQSLAQLTADIFTHLDPVLREVQPDWVLVQGDTTTVMAAALLAFYHRIRVGHVEAGLRTNDRYQPFPEEINRRIAGVVADLHFAPTEHARRNLLAENVPPQSIVVTGNPAIDALRWITAQPMPQEAEDLLARMDVRPGGRQLVLITAHRRENFGKPLEDICHALRALAEEYADRLALLYAVHLNPNVQEPVYRLLSGIPNITLTPPLDYLPMAHLMQKAHLVLTDSGGIQEEATSLGKPTLVLREVTERPEGVEAGVLKLVGTDPQRILREARLLLEDEQAYRAMAQAANPFGDGHAAERIVEALLKASQSASPA
- a CDS encoding glycosyltransferase family 4 protein, translating into MSQPVAASASLCLLPRLEGLGGPASFRGRLSAALIRRGWQVHQNPDESACRAILVIAGTRDLPALWRARRRGVRIVQRLDGMNWLHRRRFTGVRHFLRSELNNALLAYIRRFLADAVVYQSEFSRRWWERVYGRVEHSAEVIYNAVDLQEYSPQGVEHPPADRWRLLVVEGHLHRGNWLGLENALVLARQLDGWQGKPAELWVAGDVAEELRRRAEELLPGKVRWLGIVPRRDIPALDRSAHLLFSAELNPPCPNAVIEALACGLPVAGFAEGGLPELVGGDGGVLAPWGSDVWKLQTPLSRDALAEFVRQLLIEGEAPRRRARARAERLFDLETMAEGYLRVLLSE
- a CDS encoding ABC transporter permease; translation: MNEFWLTIISYAKLILLTIVPFVLAGQGTMLGGRTGIFNVAQEGIMLVGASVGFLVSFLTGSNALGMLAAMLAGGLFGLALAYFTTHLRMDQFVIGLALFFIGVGLSTLLPKIIIGVTLTPPLIPTLKDIPIPGLSQIPVIGEIFFKQNVLVYFSILLSIGLWWYLYRTQAGMELRAVGENPQAADSLGVNVPRARYWTAILGGMLMGLAGAYLPMVYTGTFTENMVKGRGWLAIALTFFGGWKPDTILYGALFFALIEVLAYRVQVLGTAIPYQFLLMLPYLATILVMMFSFRKARVPAFLGQNYDREKRAL